A region of the Candidatus Lokiarchaeota archaeon genome:
TGATGACTTCCCACAACCACTTTCGCCCAGGAGACCCAAGCATTCACCTTCATTCACTTCGAAAGATACATCATCGACTGCGCGGATGAGACCTTCTTTGGAAGGATAGTATGCTCTTAGATTTTCAACCCGCAAAAGTGCATCTTCTTCGGACACATTGCCCACCATAGACACCAAAACCAACACTACTGCCATTAAAACGCTATTGAACTGGGTATTGCCAGTTTCTTCTTGGTACCGATGAGTTAATCAGTTATCGACAGGACTGAATCTGAACAAGGTGAAACGGTGAATGTCAAAATCCAAAGTTTTCTTCACAGATCGAAAAGCGACTTCTGATTACAACATGTTAGACAAACTTGAGCACATATATCGTTCTTTGGGGCTTGGAGATGCCATTGAAGAAGGAAGCAAAGTCATGGTGAAGACACACTTCGGACAATATGGCAATACCAATTACATCCGACCTGCATATGTCCGGAAAGTAGTTGATTTGGTTCGGGAAAGTGGGGGAATCCCGTTTGTGGCAGAAACCTGTGGTCTCGGATATGGAACTTCGGGCATTTATGGTGGCAGAACGACAGCTGTCGAGTATCTCGGTATGGCTATGAAAAACGGCTATAGCCCTGCTACAGTTGGGGCACCCATGATTATGGCTGATGGATACTGGGGAACAGATATTCGCATGGTTGATATAGATGGCGAGTTCGTCGAAGACGTGGATGTTGCAGCAGCACTATTCGATACTGATGTCGTGATTGTTCTCACCCACGCTAAAGGTCATGGGCTGAGTGGCATTGGCGGCACCCTGAAAAACCTTGGAATTGGGCTGGTTGGCAAGCGAGGAAAGGCTATGATGCATAACATGGGTGACGTATCTATAGACCCTGAGAAATGCCTTGGTCCTGAATGCGGGGAGTGTATAGAGGTCTGTCCAGTCCGATGTATATCAATGGAAGATGAAACGGCAGTCATAGACTCTGCTCAGTGTATCTGGTGTGTCCACTGCCGATCTGTATGTTCTAATGTGGTTGAAGCTAAGGCTATCAACGTAACTTGGCGACCAAATCCTGAACAATCTCCAAGATTCGTTGAGAATGCAATGGGCGTTATTGATTCAGTTGGGCGCGACAAGTTCTACTATATCAATCTCGCAATCGATATATCCGATAAGTGTGATTGCTGGAATGTAGGTGCGCCACTTCTGGTTCATGACATTGGCATATTCGCCTCTCGAGACCCTGTAGCCATCGATCAAGCCAGTCTTGATGCAATCAATGACGCGGAGCCGAATCCAGAATCAGAAGCAGCTGATTTAGAGTGTGGCGAACCCAAGTTTGCACACGTGCATGAGTGCAGAGAAGATGATACGGGAGAGCTTTTGCGGCTTGCAGAAATCCAGCTTTCTCATGCAGAGAAAATTGAGCTTGGCTCAAGAGACTACGAGCTGGAGACACTAGAGAAAGAGGAATCTGATGATTGAACGCATGAGCTGCGTCTTGGCTTCCTTAGAACTTCGGTAGATTCTCATATCTGTGGCAGAAAATCCAGTATTCCGGCTCCACTTCTCGGTATTCTGGAACTTGCTCCTTGCATATGCTCTTCGCATACTGACAACGAGGATGAAAAGGGCAACCTGATGGGAGATTTGTCATATCCGGGGGTTCGCCAGGGATACCCCGGATACGCATTCCCCTCTCTCTGATTCGTCGCATCATTTTGAGTGGCGGATTGCTCATGATGAATGCGCGAGTGAAAGGATGTCCCGGTGTTTTTAGAACTCTTTTCGCGTTTCCAAATTCCATGATCCTTCCAGCTGACATCACAGCTACCCTATCACTGGTATCAGCAATCACTCCTTGATCATTACTGATGAGCAGCATAGAAAGGTCGAGTTCCTTTCTTGCTAGTCTGAGAGCTTCAAGAATCCGATTCTGAATGCCAACGTCTACTGCAGTTGTTGGTTCGTCCGCAATCAGTAACGAGGGCTTAGTCACAAGTGCCATCGCTATGAGAATACGTTGATCCTCTCCAACAGAAAACTCGCTTGGCTTGAGGTTCTTCCGTACATCAGGATCAGCCAACTCCACGAGATCTAGAACCTCAAGTACTCGCTTTGCTACTTCCCATTCGAACAGGACTTCATCTTCATCATGAGTCCAGAGCGCTTCTGCAGTTTGGAGCTCAATTTGTGTGTACGGATTCATTGACTTTCTTGTGCCCTGAGGAACGTAGGTGATATCATCCCCTCGAACCTCTCTGTAATCCTTGTCATTTAGCCCCACAAGGTCTTCTCCCTTGAACCAAATGTGGCCTTCTACTCCTGGGAGGTCCCGCCCTACCTCTTCCGAAGTGATACCTTTCTTTCTTGCTTCATCTCTTATCTTCCATAGCTTCTTGTTCTCTTCGTGGCCGGATGTAGATGCATAGTATCTGGAAAATCGATCAAAAATACCAAGAATTGCAAGAGCAACAGAGGTTTTTCCTGCGGCTGATTCACCAAACAGTCCAACCGCTTCACCTGGTTTGATTCCAAAGGATACATCGTTTACAGCTTTGACTAGCCCCCGTTTCGAAGTATAGTACGCTTTCAGATTCTCTACTTCGAGAATGTAATTATCATCTTCATCTGGCATGGCAGTAAAAGATTGTGTTGAATCCATAAAAGCTGTAGTGCTAACGCATTATCCTTTGTCAGCTTGAGGCTTCTAGAAGGTTAACACAAACTCCTTCTGTCTGTTTTCAAGCTCAGAGTAGTTTAAGTCACCTTTGTAGCGGATCATCAATTTCTTCACCACAAAGAGCCCCAAACCAAGGCCTTTTTTGCTGGGTGCAAATTCGTCAAAAAGTGTGAGTTTTACTTTCTTTGGTAGCCTCGGACAGTTATCTCTAAAGTAGAGGAGAACAATCGAATTGGCTTCCTTCGAAGCGATTTCTACTATCGGCTTAGTAGAGGAACAGTGTTCTACGCTATTCTCTATGAGGCTTACGAATACCTGTTCAACAAGCTCATCTGCTCGAATGGTAATGTAATCCACCTGGGTATAGTCAACCACAAATTCAGCATCTGCTAACATGTCTTCTACTAGCGAAACAGAACGCTCTCTTGCATTCTTCAGGTTTATGGGCTTGAACTGTTTCTCTTGTTCATCTCGCAATTCAGCCAATTCTTTGACCCGATTAAGGATATCTGCGATTCTTGCAGCCAACTCGGATGCCGAATGTATGCTTGGAAGAATTTCCGATTCTGAGTCTTCTTTCATTTCAAAAATATCGAGGTAGAAAAACAGGGCTTGAAGAAGATTCCCCCCTTCATGACTTCAGAGGTAGAGATAGAAATCACTCTCATCCCTGGCTGCTGCAATCTCTCTTGTTTGTCTTTCGACTTTCTTCTGCAGTACAAGGTGTTGATTACGACTGTAGGTTGAGACCATTCCTATTAGCATGAATGTCAAGGCTTCAGTTCCGAGAGCAAGTGCTACCAGATGCTTGAATTTTGTCAGCCCTCTGCTTGAACCTGTACTAATGATGGCCAGTAGTACAAGGGAGAAGGTCATACCAATAGCGAGATTCATCGGGGTTTGGTCATATGCTATCTTGAGCAGGTGTTTCAGGAGCACCGCGATCGCCAATATCATATCTATTCCTGTCGCAACTACATCTAGAGCTGTTACTCCAGAATCATTGGCTAACAATGGCAAATCGAAGAGTAGAAAAGCGATTAGTAATCCAGCAAATGGAACTGATCCGAGCGTCAAGAGCAAAATGACGCTTTCCTGATTTCTAATTAGGCTTTCTTTGTTGGTGAAAACTTGGACAAAATGGGCAGTCACAGGTGCAAAAATCATGATATACGCCAGCCAGTGACTGTTTGCGATTGAGACTGGGAAATACATTGAAAATGATGTCGTTGGATATGTCAGAGAGAAAAGCAATGATATAATGATAATGTCAATGCTGGTGAGGGACACGATATAGTCTCGGAATCTCCTCTTCTGGGAATACAACATCAGTCCAAATGCAGCCATAAGCGCACGTGCACTGACTAGATACCCACAAGCAAAGTCAGCCATGAATTGAACATTGAAGGCTTGAGATTGCGATTCGAATCTCCAACCTGTAAATGAACGACACTTGAGATAAGTGATGGTACAAAAAGTACAACCATTATCCATTCGGATTTTGAAATCTCTGGTGCTCAACAGACATGTTTTGGTTGACTCGCCTGCAAATTTTCTTTTTGTTCGTTAGGCCATTCTACTCTTTTCTTTAAGAGGGTTTATCCTGATGACCTTTCCCCCAACTCTGCTATGAATCGGTTCTATTTGAGTAAACATGGGATTAATATCCTCAGAGAGCATACGACTGTTTATGCATCGTAGGCTTGCCCTCCTCTTACTCATAACAACAATTTTCTTCCAAATAACGCCCAATCATAGTCACGCTACCCATGCTTCCTGCCCACATTTCGTAGCTCAGGAGGAAACGATTCATCGACATTGGAGAATGAATATCATACTCGTCAATTACGAATCAGATATCCTGAATATAGACCTAATTTTACAGAATCTGCCTAGTGAAAGGATACACATGGTGGACGAGTTGACTATCAACTATACTATTGAATATTCGTTTGTATATGCTAGTGAGGACTATTCCAATCAGCTCCTCTCCGTAGTTGATAACAATTCGATAAACGGTTCTGATACAGGAACAACCATCAACGAAACAAAGCTAGAATACCAGAAGCAACATCCTGAGGAGCCGCAGCGAATCTTCTACCCCCGTGCTGGCAAATCCATTGATGCATACGCGGTTGAGGATTGGCTCTTGGAACACCCTCTGGTAGAACAGCCTGAACTAGGCTACAATTTCTATCTTCTCAATTTCTCGGCTCTCGATGCAGAGGATCATAGCGTTGAGCATTGGTATGATTACCAGGATGTCGACCCCGATACTGGTGAACACATGGACTGGTTCAGACTGGAATGGGATAATGAACTGAATCCGCCTGTAGCTTTTCAGTACGCAGGCTTTGGAGGGCGAAGCGATTTGTACGTGCTAGATCCTTCTGCCAATCAGTGGTACCTGCGATGGGCTAGGATATGGTGGGGTACAGAACCATACAACGATGCCCCAGAATACTGCACGAAGGACTTGGAGGATAAAGTTTCGGAAGTTGATGTTGCTACACAATCTGGAATCGATGATTTATCAGAATACCTTGGTA
Encoded here:
- a CDS encoding DUF362 domain-containing protein, which produces MSKSKVFFTDRKATSDYNMLDKLEHIYRSLGLGDAIEEGSKVMVKTHFGQYGNTNYIRPAYVRKVVDLVRESGGIPFVAETCGLGYGTSGIYGGRTTAVEYLGMAMKNGYSPATVGAPMIMADGYWGTDIRMVDIDGEFVEDVDVAAALFDTDVVIVLTHAKGHGLSGIGGTLKNLGIGLVGKRGKAMMHNMGDVSIDPEKCLGPECGECIEVCPVRCISMEDETAVIDSAQCIWCVHCRSVCSNVVEAKAINVTWRPNPEQSPRFVENAMGVIDSVGRDKFYYINLAIDISDKCDCWNVGAPLLVHDIGIFASRDPVAIDQASLDAINDAEPNPESEAADLECGEPKFAHVHECREDDTGELLRLAEIQLSHAEKIELGSRDYELETLEKEESDD
- a CDS encoding ATP-binding cassette domain-containing protein, encoding MDSTQSFTAMPDEDDNYILEVENLKAYYTSKRGLVKAVNDVSFGIKPGEAVGLFGESAAGKTSVALAILGIFDRFSRYYASTSGHEENKKLWKIRDEARKKGITSEEVGRDLPGVEGHIWFKGEDLVGLNDKDYREVRGDDITYVPQGTRKSMNPYTQIELQTAEALWTHDEDEVLFEWEVAKRVLEVLDLVELADPDVRKNLKPSEFSVGEDQRILIAMALVTKPSLLIADEPTTAVDVGIQNRILEALRLARKELDLSMLLISNDQGVIADTSDRVAVMSAGRIMEFGNAKRVLKTPGHPFTRAFIMSNPPLKMMRRIRERGMRIRGIPGEPPDMTNLPSGCPFHPRCQYAKSICKEQVPEYREVEPEYWIFCHRYENLPKF
- a CDS encoding GHKL domain-containing protein, whose protein sequence is MKEDSESEILPSIHSASELAARIADILNRVKELAELRDEQEKQFKPINLKNARERSVSLVEDMLADAEFVVDYTQVDYITIRADELVEQVFVSLIENSVEHCSSTKPIVEIASKEANSIVLLYFRDNCPRLPKKVKLTLFDEFAPSKKGLGLGLFVVKKLMIRYKGDLNYSELENRQKEFVLTF